One genomic region from Salvia hispanica cultivar TCC Black 2014 chromosome 2, UniMelb_Shisp_WGS_1.0, whole genome shotgun sequence encodes:
- the LOC125206091 gene encoding UPF0481 protein At3g47200-like has translation MAAINEEIPDAVDIIDIPRSQRRMLYKVPVQLRRDKTHIYEPAVVSLGPYHHRRDSQLMLVEPFKDELRDIVCGGADRKRSRLSNIYERIDEIRHFYGGADGYTDEELTDMMLRDACFLICFMRRLAVSGAGTYYRMRERMGVSAMLFVSCDIFMLENQIPLWIISLIHHQHQLLLCQYLSYAIYGDYSMTQLPWTEGEEEPLHLLEALRRTSLRLVETQQNSSFFWRLINKYNQPRESSKKLTPSLWQVVDSPFRSVTDLIAKGIHLRGSSHCLTDICFFSFGLFAQLHLPVLFVGDDDIVTFSNLIALEMSPGTYTDFGVTSYINFMKTLIINAKDVKVLREKGILISVLASDEEVLDIFKSIDTYGHSNFGLFCEVKMRINEHCNSKARTWMADLINTNFRSPWAVITLAAATFLLCLTFLQTYFTINPRS, from the coding sequence ATGGCAGCCATAAATGAGGAAATTCCTGACGCCGTCGACATTATCGACATCCCTAGATCTCAGCGGCGCATGCTGTACAAAGTGCCAGTCCAACTGCGACGCGACAAGACGCACATTTATGAGCCAGCAGTTGTTTCGCTCGGCCCATACCACCACCGCCGGGATTCACAGCTGATGCTGGTGGAGCCATTCAAGGACGAGCTACGAGATATTGTTTGTGGAGGCGCTGACCGAAAACGATCCCGTCTAAGCAACATCTATGAGCGGATAGATGAAATTCGTCATTTCTACGGCGGAGCAGATGGCTACACTGATGAGGAATTGACTGACATGATGCTTCGCGACGCTTGCTTCCTCATATGCTTTATGCGCAGATTAGCTGTGAGTGGGGCAGGAACTTACTACCGGATGCGTGAACGTATGGGAGTCTCTGCTATGTTGTTCGTGTCATGTGACATATTTATGCTGGAGAATCAGATTCCATTATGGATCATCTCCCTAATACACCATCAACACCAATTATTGTTGTGCCAGTACTTGAGCTACGCTATTTATGGGGATTACAGTATGACACAACTCCCATGGACCGAAGGAGAAGAAGAGCCTCTTCACCTACTCGAAGCTTTACGCCGCACCTCCCTTCGCCTCGTTGAGACCCAACAAAATTCAAGTTTCTTTTGGCGGcttatcaacaaatataatCAACCAAGGGAATCATCGAAGAAACTCACACCAAGTTTATGGCAAGTGGTGGACAGTCCTTTTCGGTCGGTGACAGATCTGATAGCAAAGGGTATTCATCTCCGGGGGAGTTCACATTGTTTGACGGACATCTGCTTCTTCTCCTTCGGCTTGTTCGCTCAACTCCACCTTCCTGTTCTCTTCGTCGGTGATGATGACATAGTGACCTTCTCCAATCTTATTGCCCTGGAGATGTCGCCGGGAACATACACAGACTTTGGCGTGACATCTTACATTAATTTCATGAAAACATTGATCATCAATGCTAAAGATGTAAAGGTACTGCGGGAGAAAGGCATACTGATCAGCGTGTTGGCAAGCGATGAAGAGGtgcttgatatatttaaaagcATCGATACCTATGGACACTCAAACTTTGGTCTTTTTTGTGAGGTGAAGATGAGGATTAATGAGCACTGCAATAGCAAAGCCAGGACATGGATGGCCGACCTCATCAATACCAATTTTCGGAGCCCATGGGCTGTTATAACTCTTGCCGCCGCCACTTTTCTGCTTTGCCTCACTTTTCTGCAAACTTACTTCACAATCAATCCACGCAGCTAA